The following are from one region of the Coregonus clupeaformis isolate EN_2021a unplaced genomic scaffold, ASM2061545v1 scaf3514, whole genome shotgun sequence genome:
- the LOC121572669 gene encoding TOG array regulator of axonemal microtubules protein 1-like: MSMGEIATSSLGSQSSVDMNTPEELRDYLDVGTPVTPRDPTPRPTPPPTKPRSQLARPIRFLSLPKAATAQVSPSHLLTLMGIRREMTLQEKKIEGLTSLRALAQNHMDMLMPKLHDICLAIINEVKNLRSAVSSAAMATLGDMYAYLQRAMDSEVEGTARVLLHKASESNTFIRQGANFALGHMVQSCTPTRVMKALLVGGLN, from the exons ATGTCTATGGGGGAAATAGCCACCAGCTCTCTGGGAAGCCAGAGCTCAGTGGATATGAACACCCCTGAGGAGCTCCGTGACTACTTGGATGTCGGGACCCCGGTCACGCCGCGTGACCCCACACCCAGGCCTACTCCCCCTCCTACCAAGCCCAGGAGCCAACTGGCTCGGCCTATAAGGTTCCTTAGTCTGCCAAAGGCTGCCACCGCTCAGGTCAGTCCCTCTCATCTACTCACACTAATGGGAATTCGACGGGAGATGacgctaca GGAGAAGAAGATCGAGGGCTTGACCTCTCTCCGTGCGTTGGCTCAGAACCACATGGACATGCTGATGCCTAAACTCCATGATATCTGCCTTGCTATTATAAATGAG GTGAAGAACCTGCGCTCTGCAGTGTCCTCTGCTGCCATGGCCACACTGGGTGACATGTACGCCTACCTCCAGAGGGCCATGGACAGTGAGGTGGAGGGGACGGCACGCGTGCTGCTGCACAAAGCCAGCGAGTCCAACACCTTCATCCGGCAGGGCGCAAACTTTGCCCTGGGTCACATGGTGCAGAGCTGCACCCCTACCCGTGTCATGAAAGCCCTGCTGGTCGGTGGGCTCAATTAA